In the bacterium SCSIO 12741 genome, TCATGGTTGCTGCACCCAGGTTATCCAACAGTTCAGCATTAACGACCAAGGAGGTTGAAACACAACCACTCTGATCCCTCAAGCTAACTCGGTAAAATACGGTGTCGTGGCAACGGGCTACGGTATCTCTAAAAATTTCCTGTCCTACTGGCGGATTAGCCTCTGTTCCCCAAACCGGAGAATTGAAACGAAATCTTCGTTCCACCTCATAATTGGGATCCGAACTGGGCAAAACTCCATTGGGGGAAATGTAGTTCCAAATCAAATTTCCGGACACATTACCACTTACCGACAGATTCGGGTTAATGGGAGTTAAGGTATCCGACGGATTCGAGGTTCCTGGATTTCCACCCACATTATAATTGGTAATAATACGGTAGAGGTAATTTGTATTGGGTGATGCTCCAAAACCCGCTCCGGCATGGGTATAAACCTGCTGGCCATGAATGGTGCTTGTAAACAGATTAATGAATGGTCCTCCATTTACACTCCATTGAATATCATAAGATACAAACTCGTTATTGGGATTCGGTGGTTTCTCCCAGGTGATGGTAATATCTCCATTGGTTTCCACAGAAATGCATAAGAGCTTGGGCGCCGCTACCTGCGCAGAAAGATTGCTGGTAACCACCAGTGCGATTAAGGCTAAAAAGCATCCTATTTTGTTCGTCCAACTCATTAATCCGACCACTAGAACTGCGAAAGTAGTCAATTATTACGTGCTAATTCTTGAAACCCCTACTCCCAGTTGTTGAACGCCTTTTTTCGACTAACGACCAAAACTTTTCCCAAATGGACTTAATTCCTGTTAAAATGGTAACATAAATATTTATACTTTTGAAGCTGTTATACAGCATTGGTATGAACAAGGGAATCGCTATATCTACTTTAGTTCTGGGGTTAATCCTCGGACCTTTCTTTGCTCAGGCTCAGTATGGGACTGATTTTGGTGTTCGGGCTGGTATAGCGATGTATCTTGGTGATATCGGTGGTAAGGATGGACCTGCCCGCCCAGGTATCGCTGATGTACAGCTCAACCAATCCCGCTACCACTTTGGAGTTACTGGACGTCGCTTTTTTAGCAAGTCTTTCGCAGCTCAAGGATCTTTAATTTATGGACGAATTAAAGGTGCAGACAACCTAACCAACAACAAGGAACGTTACTCAAGAAACCTGAGTTTCCGCAACGACATTATTGAACTTTCCCTTCGTGCTGAATACCATTTCTTTAAGATTCAGGATTTGGGTCGCACTTATCGCTATCGTTTAGACTTTAGCTCCTTCATTTTTGCAGGTGCTGGTGTTTTCTACCACAACCCAAAAGCAGAATACAATGGTGAGTGGGTTGCTCTACAGCCGCTTCAAACCGAAGGAAAAAAATACAGCAGAATCCAGCCTTCTATTCCGATTGGTTTAGGATTCCAATTCCGCTTTGACAAACGTCACATCATTGGTTGGGATTTTGGTCTTCGTTGGACCTTTACCGATTACTTGGATGATGTAAGCTCTTTTTATGTAACAGAACCTCACACGGACCCTACTGCTGCCGCTTTGGCTGATAGAAGTGTTGAGCTCGAAGGATCGAATGATCCTCTATTTATTGGTTCAGCGAATTATGGTGCCGGATCTGTTGCAAATCCAGATGAACCCACTCCTCGTGGAAATCCGGACAATGACGATGTCTACATGTTCACTGGGTTTACTTACAGCTATGCGCTTAAAGACAAGCGTAGAAGCTTTAAGAAAAGAAAGTATCACTTTGCTCACCGTAAAGTGAAGCGCAGAAGATCCAGAGCGAAATTCTAATTCCGCTTAGCGAACTGTCCTAATTTACTTAAGGGTTTCTTTATTAGCGTGTACCATTTGGGTTTAAGCCCATTCATTTCCCATGCTTTCCGGTCTTCTCTATTGGCTTTAATCCGGTTTTTCATGGAGGCATTAGATGTTCCTCCAGCACGCATCTGAGTAATGATTTCTGGTAGATAAGCCACGCTGATATCTTCTTTATGAAGCATTCTCAGCATAAGCTCATAATCTGCTGCCGAACGCAATTCGAGGTTGTAGGTTCCGAACTTTTCGTAGCACGATTTTTTAAGAAAAAAGGTGGGGTGAGGTGGCATCCAGCCTTCCAGGAACAGTCCCTTTGCGTATTGACCAGAACGCCACGTACGTATGACTTTTGAGATATTATCCTGTGCAACGTATTGCAAATCGGCATAGAGGGAGTCAGCATTTGCTGCCTGAATGGTGGCAACAACTTTACTAATCACCTGATGATCCATGTAAAAATCATCGGCATTTAAAATACCAATCAAATCTCCGGTCGCCAGGGATACTCCTTTGTTCATGGCATCATAGATACCCTTGTCTGGCTCACTTACCCATCGGGCAACTTGTCCTTCTTTCTGTTGGATTATTTCAACGGTTCCATCCTTCGATCCCCCATCTACAATTACGTACTCAATGTCTGGATAATCTTGATCCAACACCGATTGAATAGTATGCTCAATGGTTTTTACCGCGTTGTAACTCACGGTGATTATGGAAACCTTCATGTTATGTCTCTTTTTCGAACGGGTTTGGCTGGTATTCCCTGGTAAATCGTATAAGCTTCAAGATCGGAAGAACAAACTGAGCCTACCGTAAGAATGGAGTGAGAATGACAAGTAACGCCTTGAGTAACCGTAGCCTTGGCACCAATCCAGACCCCTCCTTCCAATCGAATGGGTTCTACCATTAAATCAAAGGTGGTTTTGCCATAATGGTGATTGCCCGAAAGCAACATGGCTCCCTGAGATAAACAACAATTACTTCCAATTTTAACCTCTCCCAGGTTATCGATCCAAACTCCTTCTCCAATCCACACATGATCGCCGATTTCCAAAAACCAGGGATACTTAATGTTTACCGAAGGCTTGAGTAGTACTCCTTTGCCTACGCGGGCACCAAAGAGTTTAAGCAGAAAGATCTTTGGCCCTGAAAAAGGGAATAAAGGATTGATAAAAAACAGGGCATTGGTAAAGTACCAAAGCAATCTTTTGATTCCCCGCCCGGTTTGTACCAGGAATTGTTGTAGGAAGACAAATCTGTTTTTTTCAATTCACTCATGGATCAAATGTAGGAATTCGAAAATAGCCGTTTATACCCATCTTCGAGCTCTGCGTTGGCAAATTTACTCTGAGCAAATTGAGAGGCAGCTTTACGAAGGGGACCGTAGGCCTCCTGATCGGATTGCAACCACTCTATTAATACTTGTTTCCAAGTCTCCATGTCGTTCAAGGACAGATCTCGTCCCACACCTTTTTCCTGTAGATTCAGCCAAGGTGTTTGATCCGAAATCAAAATGGGTAAGGATGCATTAAGTGCTTCTAATATCACGTGGCCAAAGTTCTCGCTCAAGGTAGGAAGAGCAAAGGCATGATAAGGCTGAAATGTTGCGGTAATAGATTCGTAAGGCACGGTACCCAAAAAACGAACTTCACCGGCTACCTGCTCGGCCTTTTCTTTACATAGCTTACTGTATTCTTCATCTTCATCAGGACCATAAACATCCAAATGAATACCCGGCTCACCAATTTCAATCAATCTATCCAACAGAAAGGCCAGGTTTTTCTTAGGACTTATCCGAGACAAAAACACCAGCTTTAACTCCCCGGCTTTTTTGTCCACCTCAAACAGAGGAGCAGGCATGATCGCAGGCAAATTCTCTAGGGGTGTAACCTTGGCTTTGGGAAATACTGCTTTAATTTCCTTTTCCTCGAGAATCGTAGAAGCGTGCCAATCTATATCCTTGTATAGCCCCAGGAATTGAACCGCTTTCAGAAAGATCTTCTTACGCCCAGATTTCAAGGCCAAGGCACCTTCTCCTAACATACCTCTTGGAGCCAAGATAATTTTCTTTCGCTCTTCCTTTCGAGCGGCCCAAAGTGGCCAAAGGGTAAAAGATTTGGAAAAAAAGCTGTTTAGGTAGATTCGATCGTACCTGGCCGACCTCACCTCTTCTTTCAAATAAGCGTAGGTCAGTTTTTCCTGAGAAAGGTACTTGATTCGATAGCCATCCTTTTGAATCCACTCATCAGCCTGAATACCTGGATAGGGTTTGTCCTCACCAAAGTCGTTGTTTCGGGTGACGATGTGAAAGTCAAAGTCTTTGGACAAGCGATTTACGATCGCCGAAACACTTCGAATAGGTCCCCGGCTTTAACACCAGGCAAGTACCAATCCACCAATATCAATATCTGTGGTTTACTCAAGCTCATTGTTTTTCAGCCAGAATCCAAGGGAAACCAAAGGCCAAATCCGACTCCAGGTGATGGAAGGATCATCATTTAAAAACCGTTGCAGCAATTGATCCAAAGCAGCTCCGTTCAAAGCATTCACTTCTTTAAGGTAACCCAGACTCTCTTCTGCCACGGGTAACAGTTCCTTTTTCAACCAATTCTGCCAGGGCAATACAAACCCCATCTTGGGTCGGTTTACAATTTCATCAGGTAATAAACCGGCGAAGGAATCAATCAACAGTTTTTTAGGTGAGTGCGGGTATTTGATCGAGTCCGGAACTCCCAATACCCATTCCACCAATTGATGATCCAAAAACGGCACTCTCACTTCCAATGCACTGGCCATTGCCATTTGATCGGTGTCTCTGAGTAACACATTTTGCATGTAGGTGGAAATCTCTGTGACGGATACCTTACTCAAATCGGGTAAACGGCTTCCTGCTTGACCAAAGGCAAAAAAGCCATCAATCTCCAAAGCCAGAGGATCGGCAGGTACGGTGGAAGAACCCAATAAGGATCGAATGTCTTTATCGGCCATAACTCTTCGGTTAACCGGATAGGCGTGGGCCAAGTCCAGGTAACCTTGGTTGAGTAATTCGGCAATTTTATCGCTACTTACACCCGGTTTGAGCTTACGAAGGGCTTGTCCGGCAATGGAGCGAAATCCTCTGGGAAAACTCAGCATCCATTTCTTATCCTGTAGCTGAAGATAGCGCGTAAAAAAGGGGTAACCAGCAAACAACTCGTCACCTCCTAAACCCGAAAGAGCCACGGTAATTCCTTTTTCTCGAGTCACTTTACTAACGACATAAGAGTTAGGTCCATCACCCGATGGATGGTCCATGGCACTGAGCGCAGCGGGAATCTCCTGCAAAAAATCTTCAGGAGTCAATTTTATTTCGTGGTGGTCTGTACCAAACTTCTTGGCTACTTGGCGTGCAAAAGGGGCCTCGGAAAACTCCTCTTCATTAAAAGTCACTGAAAAGGTGCTAATCTTTTTACCCAATTCACCGGATACAACCCCGGTAATCAAAGAGGAATCAATTCCTCCTGAAAGAAAGGCTCCTAATGGAACATCCGAGATCAAACGGCGCTCCACCGATTGAACGAATTTTTCCCGAATGGTTTGCTCGGCTTTCGCCTTATCTCCGGTAAATCGCTCTGCTCTTTCGGAAAGGGACCAATATTGTTTCTCCTCCATTTCCCCCTCAGCCAACTTAAGGTAGTGTCCGGGAGGGACCAGTGTTACTCCTTCCACCAAAGTTCTTGGAGCATGAACGGTCTGGTATTTTAAGTATTCAGCAAGGTAACTTCTACTGAGTTTGCGGGGCACCAAGCCACTGGCCAACAAGGTTCGAACCTCGGAACCAAACACCACTTGATCTCCCACATGGACATAAAGAGGTTTGATTCCTAATCGGTCTCTCACCAGAAAAAGTTCTTGATTAGCCTTATTCCATATAGCGAAGGCGAACATACCGTTGAACTGATGCACACAATGTTCACCCCAGGTTTTCC is a window encoding:
- a CDS encoding glycosyltransferase → MKVSIITVSYNAVKTIEHTIQSVLDQDYPDIEYVIVDGGSKDGTVEIIQQKEGQVARWVSEPDKGIYDAMNKGVSLATGDLIGILNADDFYMDHQVISKVVATIQAANADSLYADLQYVAQDNISKVIRTWRSGQYAKGLFLEGWMPPHPTFFLKKSCYEKFGTYNLELRSAADYELMLRMLHKEDISVAYLPEIITQMRAGGTSNASMKNRIKANREDRKAWEMNGLKPKWYTLIKKPLSKLGQFAKRN
- a CDS encoding glycosyltransferase, with the protein product MSKDFDFHIVTRNNDFGEDKPYPGIQADEWIQKDGYRIKYLSQEKLTYAYLKEEVRSARYDRIYLNSFFSKSFTLWPLWAARKEERKKIILAPRGMLGEGALALKSGRKKIFLKAVQFLGLYKDIDWHASTILEEKEIKAVFPKAKVTPLENLPAIMPAPLFEVDKKAGELKLVFLSRISPKKNLAFLLDRLIEIGEPGIHLDVYGPDEDEEYSKLCKEKAEQVAGEVRFLGTVPYESITATFQPYHAFALPTLSENFGHVILEALNASLPILISDQTPWLNLQEKGVGRDLSLNDMETWKQVLIEWLQSDQEAYGPLRKAASQFAQSKFANAELEDGYKRLFSNSYI
- the asnB gene encoding asparagine synthase (glutamine-hydrolyzing); this translates as MCGISGIYGLDGADFSAQLKRMTDVQAHRGPDASGMYTDDAVALGHNRLSIIDLDERANQPMISDDGNWVIVFNGEVYNYAEIKKLLPDYPFKTDSDTEVVLAAWKTWGEHCVHQFNGMFAFAIWNKANQELFLVRDRLGIKPLYVHVGDQVVFGSEVRTLLASGLVPRKLSRSYLAEYLKYQTVHAPRTLVEGVTLVPPGHYLKLAEGEMEEKQYWSLSERAERFTGDKAKAEQTIREKFVQSVERRLISDVPLGAFLSGGIDSSLITGVVSGELGKKISTFSVTFNEEEFSEAPFARQVAKKFGTDHHEIKLTPEDFLQEIPAALSAMDHPSGDGPNSYVVSKVTREKGITVALSGLGGDELFAGYPFFTRYLQLQDKKWMLSFPRGFRSIAGQALRKLKPGVSSDKIAELLNQGYLDLAHAYPVNRRVMADKDIRSLLGSSTVPADPLALEIDGFFAFGQAGSRLPDLSKVSVTEISTYMQNVLLRDTDQMAMASALEVRVPFLDHQLVEWVLGVPDSIKYPHSPKKLLIDSFAGLLPDEIVNRPKMGFVLPWQNWLKKELLPVAEESLGYLKEVNALNGAALDQLLQRFLNDDPSITWSRIWPLVSLGFWLKNNELE